The Metallosphaera hakonensis JCM 8857 = DSM 7519 genome includes the window TGCTTTTAGCTTCAATTCCAGCAGTGCTTTCGGTTAAAGTTGAGGATTCTGCGATCCAATGGAGATCAGACAAAGTTTCATCTATAACGTTAGCGTTAACACTGGTATTGGACGAATTGGCGATGGGATTTGCCTTTTCCTCCGCATTTGGTCCAAGACTAAATCCCGTGATTTCATCAGTAAGTAACATTGCGTTCGGAATAATGATGCTTAGCGATGCAATATTCTTCCTTGTAATTTCTCCCGTGAAGAACATGAAAGAAGTGGCCCTATTTTCTTTTGCCGTCTCCATGGCCTTCATGCCAAATATTTTCTTAACGTTTAAATCTTATATGACTCTAGTAGGTTCCACAGTCTCATCAATTGTCATGATTATAAACATTATAACGTTATATCTAATCCAAATAAGAAGGATATCTTTCAATATGCAGCTACTATCGATTTCACTGGCCGGATTTGATCTCCTTATGATGATAGGACTTTCAACTTACGCAGCTTATAGTGATCTTTACATAATTTCAATTTCTATGATAATCTCTATGGTATGGTATTTCATACTTATATTCTATAAATTTTCTGATAGAAAAATTGAGACTGGAATAAAATATCCATTTGTGTTTTTAATTCTAATAAATTTGGCAGAACTTGCCATGGGGTTCGGAGAGAGCGTCCTGGGATTTAACGTTACCAATTCCATCTTCATGGCGCATTCCATGGGATCAATGAAAACGCCCATGAGAAGCCCCTTCACGAATCCGTATTGGTGGGTCTTCCCAATGAATCCTTTATCAATGGTGATTATGTCTTTCAAAAACGTACTAATGATCAGTCATAATATTATTTTTGCAGTTCTCTGGAGTTCTTATAATCTCGTCATGATGACGACTATGATGCCATTCTATGTAATAATGATGGGAGCAGAGATGATATATCTAGTTTATGAGAGATTTAAGACAAGTCGAAATTCGCAAGTCAAGTATTGGGCTATAGCAATAATGATAGGAATGCCGATCTTTGTTTGGTTAATTCCATATTATACCAACTTTTACATATTCGGAATGAGTGGTATGATTTTCCCCATAACAGTGATGGGATTCTCCATATCAATAATTGTTATAATCGTCGCATCTACCTTATTCGGCAAAAGGGCCTATTGTAATTTAGCTTGTATGTCAGCCCACATGTGGACTAACGTGTTCTATGATAAATTTAAGCCTGAGAAAAACCATAGATTCTGGGATTACTTTAGATGGATTCCGTTTACATTCATGCTCATAACTTTTGGATATTGGTTCGCCATAGAGTTGGGAATATCTAAAACGCCTCACATTGGAATTACCGTCATAAATCCATTGGACTTGTTTGGTATGTTCACGTTAAATTACATATGGTGGTTCTTCTTCTTTTTAACGCCTAAATTTGGCACATATTCTTGTTCTAGGCAGGGGTGGTGTGGATTCGGAACTTTTATAGGGTTATTTAATAAGGTAGTATTCAAGATAAAAGCAAAAAATGTAGAGGATTGTCGATTATGTGATAACGTCCAGTGTGAAAAGGCTTGCCCAACCAAAGTTGAAATAAGGAAAGACGTATTGGCGAAAGGATTTAGTAATAGGATCAGCTGCGTGGGATGTGGAGATTGCGTGGAGGCATGTCCAAAGAATAACCTGGAAATATATGATATTACAAGGCTATTTAAGAGGGGATGATCAAAGTACATTTTAAAATTACATGAATCGAAAGAAAATTAACTCCATCAAACGAATTCTAAAGTAAGTTTAACTTTGACGAAACTGGATAATTATCAATGCTTGTTATATAAGTGTAAGTAATCCCGTGTAGGTAACGCTAAAGTTCACATCTTGATCGGGTCCTCTGTAAGGTGAGCAGTCGAGGACAGAAGTGAGGGAGAGGAACTAAATCAGGATTTATCCCTTATCTTTTAGGGTTTGATTTTATCTTTATCCACGTTTCACTTACTCTCATGCAGAGGACGAGGAATCACGCCGCATACTTCATGATACTTCTCACTTACGTTCTTTTCGTAGTGGCAGCCCCCAGACTCATAGATCTGATTATTGCCCCTCTCATGATCCTTCACGCGGTTACCGTGGATCTAACCTATAGCAAGATGCTCTCCAGGAAGCTGGGTAAGAGAGACTTCGGTTTGATGGCATTAAACGCCGTCCCTTATCTCTTCCTTTTCAGGCTAACTCTACTGATCCCTGCCCTAATATTCTCCCTTTCCATTATTCTATCCTACTCCAAGATCAACGTGATCCCACAGGTGTTGGGAACCCTGGGACTTTCCTCCCTCTTGCTTCCTTGGATATCCATAGCCCAGAGCGTCACGCCACTGGACGTAGCAGTCTACATGGTGTGGTGCGCTTACACCCTTGTGGAGTCCATCTACGTTGAATACAAGTTGCCTTTCAGGAACCTAAGAGCTGGGATCGTGAGGATAGTTTGGGCGCTATCTCTCTTGATATGTGTAATTACGTCGTTGGCTTTCCCTCCAGTCCTTGTGTCACTGGTGGAGCCCAGCATTAGGTTCATGAGACCGGGGGAGAAGCTGAGAAGTGCCTCTCAAATAAAGGAGCTAGGAAAGAGAGGAAGTAAAAGGACAATTCTTCTGTTCGCCCTCCTTGCTGTTGCGCTTATCCTTTATCACACTCCCCTAACTGTGCCTGCCCTACTTCCCTGGTGATCCCTAAATGGTAAGGGTGTGATCTCTTATGGGACGGATCAAACTCAATATCATGAAGTCGGGTCTCATCCTCTTACTCTTGGGAATAGCGTTCCTGATGCTCGGGGGAGTTCCGGCGGTACTAAACTTCATGGATAATCAGGGTTTCCCAGTCCCCCTACCTACAACCTTGTTCAGTGCTCACTGGTTCCTCATGATCTACGGTTTCTTCCTCCTTCTCATAGGTAACGAGCTCCTTGTGGCACTGAGTAACGAGTGGAGCGGTAGGACTGCCCCCACCTGGCTTATCTTGGTCTTCGGTGTCACAGTTCTGATCGGGAACGTCCTTCAAGAAGCGGGTTCAATTCTCTCGTATTATGTCATCTTGCTTGCCCTTGTAATTCTCATGAACTACTCTAGGACGTATCTCTCCACGTCTAAAATTGGACTCAGGCCCACTGCGTATAATTACCTGCTTTTCGTCACTCTCCTGATTTCCTCCCTCGTCGTTAGCTTCCAGGCCGTTTTCGATTTGCCGTGGTTGGGCCTGATCTTCCCCAGCTTGACAATATTCGCGATTATGAGTCGTGACCTCGGCCTAGTTTTAGGCGGGAAGAGGATAAACCAGGGGGAGATGACCCTAGCCTACCTTTTCCTTGCCCTAGGCCTCCTAAGTTACGGGAGTTCCCTCTCCCCGATCTCCATGATTCTAGCTTGGGTTCTCTCCCTTCACGCGTCTGGGATACCCTGGGCAAAGGGGAGGAGATACCCCAGGGTTGCCTTATCCCTCGCGTGGGCTTGGCTCCTGGTCTCGGCCCTGGCTCAAGGTAATTACGACTCCTTCATCCACTCCATAGCATTAGGTTTCCTCTTCAACACGGTCTTTGGAGTGGATTCGGTACTCATGGACATGTTGATCGGGGTATTCGGGAGGAGAGTTTCAGTGAAACCGTCTTATCTCCCCCTGGTTCTCCTGAATCTGGGCCTAATCATGCGTATAGCCTTCGACCTCGGGATGAGTTCCCCTATCCTCTTCCTTTCAGCTCCCCTTCAGGGAATCGGTATATTGTCCTTTTACGTGCTGACTTTCAGACAAGTAATACCCCAGGTGAGAAACATTGATAAGAGCAAAGACCTTATCATTAAGGGTGAGAGGCCCAATAGAAGTTGAGTTGTACGTGAGACGAGAAGACTGTAAAGTGATGCAGGTAATGGGGGATAGGCACTCCGTGATAGAGCAGATCATGCCCAAGCTCGGGTTCACGGACCACTTGATCAAGGCAGACGTGGATCCGGTCCTCAAGGGCGAACTTAGGGAGAGAGGGGTTAGGGTCATGAACCTCGGTGACAGGAAGATCTGGGCCAGGGCCCCGAGTTGCTCGGCCTGTAGGTTCCTCACCGGTTCAGACGCCATGGTTCTCAGTGCCTGGCCCTTGAGTAAGGACGAAATAGTCTATAGGCTTCTAGTTCCGTCCATGGCCTACTTAAAGGAGCTTCTTTCCGAGCTCAACAGACTTAACATGAAACCTAGGGTACTGAGATCCACGGAACCGCGCGCGAACACCGAGAACGGCCTGACTCCCAGACAACTTCAGGCTCTAATGCTGGCATATAAGAAGGGATTCTTCAACGTGGAGAGGAAGTCGACACTAACGGATTTGGCTAACGCCATGGGAATAAAGCCTCCATCTGCAGAGGAACTATTGCGCAGAGCTCTACAGAAAGTGGTCGGAGACTACTTGAGAGGCCTGGAGAAAGGTGACAAGCAAGTTGAAAAAAGAGTAAACCCTAACCTTTTAGGGTAGTCATTTAAATTCGCGCGCCCACATGGTTGTCGTGTCATCCCTCTTTGAGAGCATAAAGTCATGGGAGTTCAGGCCTTATAGGAGAATGGGAGTGACCATAGACGAGGAAATGTTTTACGCTAAGTTGCTGGGAAAGTTCGCTAGCTCCCTGAATCCCAGTAGGGTACTTGACGTGGGTTGTGGAAATTGCCTATTCACTCTAGTCCTTAAGACCAGCTTCCCGGAACTCGAGATTGCCTCTCTCGATCTATGGAACGACGAAATGACTGTCGCCGAGGTGAAAGGCTACCTTAAGAACGTGGATAGCAACCTGATACAGAACTTATTTCCTCTCCCCTTCAGAGATGACTACTTCGACCTCGTCTACGCTCCACTATACTTCTATAACGTCACGAGAGATAGGAGGGAGGAACTGGCGTTGGAGCTTTTCAGAGTTGTGAAACCTAGGTCCTTCCTTGTCATAATTGACCTTGAGATAGTGAGGAATTTGAGGAAGAGTTTCCTTAAGGCGGGATTTGAGGAGAGAACTTATTACGCTAATCAAGGCGTGTTTTTCTCGTTGATGGAGAAGCGAGGATGACTCGAGGAAAACTGATCACCTGGGATCTCTGATCTTCTAGACTGCCCGCCAAAATGAGAGATGTAAATCCATAGCGAGAACGACGGACCACCTTAAAGGGGAACCTCGCCTATTCAGGGTAGGGAGAAAGTTAGTTGGTTTACTTAATCGATCGGTAAGCCCAGAAAACCTTCCTCTCTCCCCCAGACTTTCTTCGCTCCTTTCATCAGCTTATATCCGTCCTTTTCCTCTGGGGATATGACCACGAAGTCTACGTTTCCCTTAATGAAAGGGGATATCATCTCCATTCTCTCAACTACCCCAATCCCTTTTATCCCTTCTATTACGAAAATAAGATCGATGTCGCTGGTGTCCTTGTAGTCTCCCCTGGCTCTCGATCCAAAGACGTACACTTCTTTAAGTGGAAAATTCTCAGCTAGCTGGTATATTATTTTCTGAACCATATTCTCCATCCTCTTCTGACTTTCCACTGCAGATTTTGATCTAACCATTCCAATACCTCCTTACAACTCCTTAGAATACGCTCACTGGTCTCCGCGTCATATATTTGCGCAGGGAGGGAATCGGATACGTCAGGGTATGTACTTAATGTATAGTGCGGTATGATCTGATTCACTGCCTTCTTCACATTATTGGGGATCTGAACACCTAAATCCGTTTCTATTATCTCAAGCAAATCCGAGAGCGAATGGGTTTTACCTGGATCCTTTCTTCCCTTAATTAGTAAAGCCTTAAGCCCTTTCTCCACGCTCTGATGACAAAAGAACACAGAGGCGTAGTACCTACCATTTTCGTGGAGGATTTCAGCAGTTTTCAAATCCTCTTTGGCCTGATTAATCCACTTCTTGTATTCCTCCATGAGAAGTGCTCGATATCCCATAATATAAGGTTTCAGATGCGAGTTGCCTCGTAGTTTACTTCAATTATCTATGCGCAAAGCTCATATGTCTCTTCTAAATTTAAACTTAATATCGACTTAAAAATGGATTTTTCGTCGAATTTGATAAA containing:
- a CDS encoding nucleotidyltransferase domain-containing protein — translated: MVQKIIYQLAENFPLKEVYVFGSRARGDYKDTSDIDLIFVIEGIKGIGVVERMEMISPFIKGNVDFVVISPEEKDGYKLMKGAKKVWGREEGFLGLPID
- a CDS encoding helix-turn-helix domain-containing protein gives rise to the protein MIRAKTLSLRVRGPIEVELYVRREDCKVMQVMGDRHSVIEQIMPKLGFTDHLIKADVDPVLKGELRERGVRVMNLGDRKIWARAPSCSACRFLTGSDAMVLSAWPLSKDEIVYRLLVPSMAYLKELLSELNRLNMKPRVLRSTEPRANTENGLTPRQLQALMLAYKKGFFNVERKSTLTDLANAMGIKPPSAEELLRRALQKVVGDYLRGLEKGDKQVEKRVNPNLLG
- a CDS encoding HEPN domain-containing protein translates to MEEYKKWINQAKEDLKTAEILHENGRYYASVFFCHQSVEKGLKALLIKGRKDPGKTHSLSDLLEIIETDLGVQIPNNVKKAVNQIIPHYTLSTYPDVSDSLPAQIYDAETSERILRSCKEVLEWLDQNLQWKVRRGWRIWFRK
- a CDS encoding 4Fe-4S binding protein yields the protein MNPLQIAILVYIVGMMVADFIILFFVLRKSLVTRKVILFVSSIFLYMAVEAADIAYILFYHGSIFLEPITLLLASIPAVLSVKVEDSAIQWRSDKVSSITLALTLVLDELAMGFAFSSAFGPRLNPVISSVSNIAFGIMMLSDAIFFLVISPVKNMKEVALFSFAVSMAFMPNIFLTFKSYMTLVGSTVSSIVMIINIITLYLIQIRRISFNMQLLSISLAGFDLLMMIGLSTYAAYSDLYIISISMIISMVWYFILIFYKFSDRKIETGIKYPFVFLILINLAELAMGFGESVLGFNVTNSIFMAHSMGSMKTPMRSPFTNPYWWVFPMNPLSMVIMSFKNVLMISHNIIFAVLWSSYNLVMMTTMMPFYVIMMGAEMIYLVYERFKTSRNSQVKYWAIAIMIGMPIFVWLIPYYTNFYIFGMSGMIFPITVMGFSISIIVIIVASTLFGKRAYCNLACMSAHMWTNVFYDKFKPEKNHRFWDYFRWIPFTFMLITFGYWFAIELGISKTPHIGITVINPLDLFGMFTLNYIWWFFFFLTPKFGTYSCSRQGWCGFGTFIGLFNKVVFKIKAKNVEDCRLCDNVQCEKACPTKVEIRKDVLAKGFSNRISCVGCGDCVEACPKNNLEIYDITRLFKRG
- a CDS encoding class I SAM-dependent methyltransferase, which codes for MVVVSSLFESIKSWEFRPYRRMGVTIDEEMFYAKLLGKFASSLNPSRVLDVGCGNCLFTLVLKTSFPELEIASLDLWNDEMTVAEVKGYLKNVDSNLIQNLFPLPFRDDYFDLVYAPLYFYNVTRDRREELALELFRVVKPRSFLVIIDLEIVRNLRKSFLKAGFEERTYYANQGVFFSLMEKRG